The proteins below come from a single Epinephelus moara isolate mb chromosome 19, YSFRI_EMoa_1.0, whole genome shotgun sequence genomic window:
- the LOC126406923 gene encoding C-X-C motif chemokine 11-like: MKLYLHSACQLAFLSLCCVLIAVRESDSTFVPGRCLCLGTQPGVRGQLKDLAVYPKSPSCDKVAVIVTLKSNNTPVCLNPDAPMGKQLIRCWKRAHKLGRDVRLCLKRRRRRGRGGQRQRSRQRSQGHNRRASSSNSQ; this comes from the exons atgaagctttATCTTCACTCAGCCTGTCAGCTCGCCTTCCTGAGCCTCTGCTGCGTACTGATCGCAG TGAGAGAGTCAGACAGCACGTTTGTCCCGGGAAGATGTTTGTGTCTGGGCACGCAACCAGGTGTCAGGGGGCAACTGAAAGATCTCGCAGTCTACCCAAAGAGCCCCAGCTGTGACAAAGTCGCAGTGAT agtGACACTAAAGAGTAACAATACTCCAGTGTGTCTGAATCCAGATGCACCCATGGGCAAACAGCTGATTCGCTGCTGGAAGAG AGCTCACAAGTTGGGTCGTGATGTGAGGCTGTgcctgaagaggaggaggaggaggggcagaGGAGGTCAGCGCCAGCGCTCTCGACAGAGGAGCCAGGGGCACAACAGGAGAGCTTCATCCTCTAACTCCCAATAG